The Nitrospira sp. genome window below encodes:
- a CDS encoding protease inhibitor I42 family protein, giving the protein MSISSSDHNPTLDGSDRRQVTVDQSFFIHLWEDRTRGEQWVPSYDTKGLALLSDEFLRIASNNAVENGQRIFEFKAVQSGLYQLIFEKRMGWKFTAEDRRLFSIEAAPSSRN; this is encoded by the coding sequence GTGAGTATTTCCAGCAGCGATCACAACCCTACTTTGGACGGCAGTGACCGCCGCCAAGTCACGGTCGACCAGTCCTTCTTTATCCATCTCTGGGAAGATCGCACCAGAGGTGAGCAGTGGGTGCCGTCTTACGACACCAAAGGACTCGCTCTTCTCAGCGATGAGTTCCTCCGCATCGCGAGCAATAACGCCGTGGAAAACGGCCAGCGCATCTTCGAGTTTAAGGCCGTGCAGTCAGGGCTGTATCAGCTGATTTTTGAAAAGCGCATGGGGTGGAAATTTACTGCCGAAGATCGGCGCTTGTTCAGCATCGAGGCAGCGCCGTCATCCAGGAATTGA
- a CDS encoding Rieske 2Fe-2S domain-containing protein, whose protein sequence is MNGFQKVAQIDELPPGNSKIVKIDDRPIALFNVEGKLYAIHNSCPHEGGPLIEGRLKGYVIACPWHDLAFDIRNGQGIDGGGYCVGSYEVRVDGNDILIGPRRKI, encoded by the coding sequence ATGAATGGTTTTCAAAAGGTTGCACAGATCGATGAGTTGCCTCCAGGAAACTCAAAGATCGTCAAGATCGATGACCGTCCGATCGCATTGTTCAATGTCGAGGGAAAGTTGTACGCCATCCATAATAGTTGTCCCCATGAGGGGGGGCCGCTTATTGAGGGCAGACTCAAAGGATATGTCATTGCCTGTCCCTGGCATGATCTGGCGTTCGATATCAGAAATGGGCAAGGTATCGACGGCGGCGGGTACTGTGTAGGAAGTTACGAAGTCCGGGTGGATGGGAACGATATTCTGATCGGCCCTCGGCGGAAAATATAA
- a CDS encoding DUF192 domain-containing protein has translation MAPDQPQTSNREQRKKRIIMMALLALLLMSASVFLVERKESSIIVVRFPSGVELEAEVADTPEKLLFGLAFRDALPPNGGMLYIFEENGMHRVTTKEYRFPIDILWVDESHHVVYMLEHAEPCTKDPCPLFGPPPEAVRYVIQAVSGFIQKAGVAKSDELTFALRM, from the coding sequence ATGGCACCTGATCAACCTCAGACGAGCAATCGAGAACAGCGGAAGAAGCGGATCATCATGATGGCTCTGCTCGCCCTTCTCCTGATGAGCGCATCGGTTTTCCTCGTCGAGCGCAAGGAATCGAGCATCATCGTCGTCAGGTTCCCGAGCGGTGTCGAGTTGGAAGCTGAAGTGGCGGACACGCCGGAGAAGCTGCTCTTCGGGCTTGCCTTTCGCGATGCATTGCCTCCGAACGGCGGCATGCTCTATATCTTTGAGGAAAACGGAATGCATCGCGTGACCACCAAGGAATATCGATTCCCGATCGACATTCTGTGGGTGGACGAGAGTCATCATGTGGTGTATATGCTGGAACATGCAGAGCCATGTACCAAAGATCCCTGCCCTCTTTTCGGGCCACCGCCCGAGGCTGTTCGCTATGTGATACAGGCAGTATCGGGGTTCATTCAGAAGGCCGGAGTTGCAAAGAGCGACGAACTCACATTCGCCCTTCGTATGTAG
- a CDS encoding 4Fe-4S dicluster domain-containing protein: protein MALLITDECISCGACLPECPNEAIFETRSDAEAKGNHVGDGQGVGDNIYVIAHDRCTECVGHFDEPQCAAVCPVDNCCISDPLYPETTALLLERAKTLNPDKGIDAAKVWSGVRN from the coding sequence ATGGCTTTATTGATCACGGATGAATGCATCTCTTGTGGAGCATGCCTACCGGAATGTCCAAATGAAGCGATCTTCGAAACCAGGAGCGACGCAGAAGCCAAGGGCAATCACGTCGGTGATGGGCAAGGAGTCGGAGATAATATTTATGTGATCGCACATGACCGCTGCACTGAGTGTGTCGGGCACTTTGACGAGCCCCAGTGTGCCGCTGTGTGCCCCGTCGATAATTGTTGTATTTCTGACCCTCTCTATCCGGAAACGACCGCCTTACTTCTGGAAAGGGCGAAGACGTTGAATCCAGATAAAGGAATAGATGCCGCCAAGGTATGGAGCGGGGTTAGAAACTGA
- a CDS encoding CBS domain-containing protein has product MPIILSVNGIVETYPIKPVGPRNGRAESPGERGHHGQHSSSLDRSALAAQTAYQQQSIERTHLKPAILARDLMSTPVLSLPSDSTLLDAWTSMSHKGFHHIPVTSMHDTLVGMVSYQDLLHHVPELITAANQRQPSGRRLAEIMTSRVISATPVTEIRDIARVMLDEQIHAVPILDHNRRVVGILAIRDLLQGIANHGPLELWT; this is encoded by the coding sequence ATGCCCATCATTCTGTCGGTCAATGGAATCGTGGAGACGTATCCGATCAAGCCGGTTGGCCCACGGAACGGCCGTGCCGAATCCCCTGGAGAGCGAGGGCACCATGGGCAACATTCCTCTTCATTGGATCGCTCAGCCTTGGCAGCACAAACGGCTTATCAGCAGCAGAGTATCGAACGGACCCACCTGAAACCTGCAATCCTGGCGCGAGACTTGATGAGCACTCCGGTTCTCTCCCTTCCATCCGACAGCACCTTGCTGGACGCCTGGACGAGCATGTCACACAAAGGATTCCACCATATCCCCGTCACATCGATGCACGACACCCTCGTCGGAATGGTGTCCTATCAGGACCTACTCCACCATGTTCCAGAACTTATCACCGCCGCCAATCAGCGACAGCCTTCCGGGCGGCGATTGGCCGAAATCATGACCTCCCGCGTTATCTCGGCCACGCCTGTGACAGAGATCCGTGACATTGCTCGCGTCATGCTCGACGAACAGATTCATGCTGTTCCAATCTTGGATCACAATCGCCGCGTCGTAGGCATCCTTGCCATCCGAGACCTGCTGCAGGGTATCGCGAACCACGGCCCCCTCGAACTCTGGACCTGA
- a CDS encoding MEKHLA domain-containing protein has translation MKTAQWNEPCIVEWSQLLLDSYRHWIGKELIERAGDMNQQARTLFEASFVVVSHGVEPDPILNYGNQAALGLWEMSWAHFVKTPSRLTAEPDDRTERAKMLERAKLYGYFDGYRGIRISSTGQRFLVEQALIWNVLDSAGAPLGQAATFSRWSNMQIPR, from the coding sequence GTGAAGACTGCGCAGTGGAACGAGCCATGTATTGTAGAGTGGAGTCAGCTGTTGTTGGACAGCTATCGTCATTGGATTGGAAAGGAGCTGATCGAGCGGGCGGGCGATATGAACCAGCAAGCCCGAACATTGTTCGAAGCCTCCTTTGTCGTGGTGTCGCATGGTGTCGAACCGGACCCGATCTTGAATTATGGCAATCAAGCGGCGTTGGGTCTCTGGGAGATGTCCTGGGCGCACTTCGTCAAAACACCGTCGCGACTCACGGCCGAGCCGGATGACCGTACCGAGCGGGCCAAGATGTTAGAACGAGCCAAGCTCTACGGTTACTTCGATGGATATCGAGGAATCAGAATTTCTTCGACGGGGCAACGCTTCCTTGTCGAGCAGGCACTGATTTGGAATGTTCTCGATTCGGCTGGGGCACCTCTCGGACAAGCAGCGACATTCTCACGATGGTCGAACATGCAGATACCTAGATGA
- the leuC gene encoding 3-isopropylmalate dehydratase large subunit, whose translation MAGKTLFDKIWDSHVVRSEPDGTTLLYIDRQLVHEVTSPQAFEGLRLTGRRPRRPAATLAVPDHNVPTTDRRLGIADQVSALQIQTLDDNCKDFGITLFNMSDIRQGIVHVIGPEQGFTLPGTTIVCGDSHTSTHGAFGALAFGIGTSEVEHVLATQCLLQKRPRTMEMRVDGRLSDRCSAKDIILAIIGKIGTAGGTGYVIEYTGPAIRSLSMEGRMTLCNMSIEGGARAGMVAPDDKTIAYIKGRPLAPKGELFAQATQAWRQLKTDADAKYDATVTLQAEQIAPQVSWGTNPGMVLGVDQNVPDPRTMPDEKTRNAAERALAYMGLSPNMPITDITIDKVFIGSCTNSRIEDLRLAAGFAKGKKVAKTVHAMVVPGSGLIKQQAETEGLDRVFLDAGFEWREAGCSMCLAMNADVLKPGERCASTSNRNFEGRQGAGGRTHLVSPAMAVAAAIEGHFVDIRHWS comes from the coding sequence ATGGCAGGCAAGACCTTATTCGACAAGATTTGGGATTCGCATGTCGTCCGGTCAGAACCGGACGGAACGACGCTGCTGTACATCGATCGACAATTGGTTCATGAAGTGACATCCCCTCAAGCCTTCGAAGGGTTAAGGCTTACAGGACGCCGTCCACGACGACCTGCCGCAACACTCGCCGTGCCGGATCATAATGTTCCCACTACGGACCGGCGGCTTGGGATCGCCGATCAAGTGAGCGCCCTTCAGATCCAAACGCTCGATGACAACTGCAAGGATTTCGGCATCACCCTTTTCAACATGAGCGACATACGCCAGGGTATCGTTCATGTCATCGGCCCGGAACAGGGCTTCACCCTTCCTGGTACAACGATCGTCTGTGGCGACTCCCACACCTCCACCCATGGGGCATTTGGCGCCCTGGCCTTCGGCATTGGAACTAGCGAGGTGGAGCACGTATTGGCCACTCAATGTTTGTTGCAGAAGCGTCCCAGGACGATGGAAATGCGCGTTGATGGAAGGCTGTCCGACCGTTGCTCGGCCAAGGATATTATCCTTGCGATTATTGGGAAGATCGGGACAGCCGGGGGGACCGGCTATGTGATTGAATATACCGGCCCCGCTATTCGTTCCCTCAGCATGGAGGGTCGTATGACCCTCTGTAATATGTCGATCGAGGGTGGCGCTCGTGCCGGCATGGTCGCCCCTGACGACAAGACAATTGCCTACATCAAGGGCCGGCCGTTAGCGCCAAAGGGAGAACTATTCGCGCAGGCGACTCAGGCATGGCGGCAGCTCAAGACTGATGCTGACGCCAAGTATGATGCAACCGTAACATTGCAGGCAGAACAGATTGCGCCGCAGGTCAGCTGGGGCACCAACCCCGGTATGGTACTTGGTGTGGATCAGAATGTCCCGGATCCTCGAACGATGCCGGACGAGAAAACGAGGAATGCTGCCGAACGGGCATTAGCCTACATGGGGCTTTCACCCAATATGCCGATTACTGATATCACAATCGACAAGGTTTTCATCGGCTCCTGTACGAACTCCCGGATCGAAGATCTTCGGCTCGCCGCCGGCTTCGCGAAGGGCAAGAAGGTCGCAAAAACCGTCCATGCGATGGTGGTTCCTGGATCGGGGCTCATCAAGCAACAGGCGGAGACTGAAGGACTGGACCGGGTGTTCCTCGATGCAGGGTTTGAGTGGCGCGAGGCTGGGTGCAGCATGTGTCTTGCGATGAATGCCGATGTGCTGAAGCCGGGTGAGCGCTGTGCCTCTACGAGCAATCGGAATTTCGAGGGCCGCCAGGGAGCCGGAGGTCGCACCCACCTGGTGTCGCCTGCCATGGCAGTTGCCGCGGCCATTGAAGGCCACTTTGTTGATATCCGACATTGGAGCTGA
- the leuD gene encoding 3-isopropylmalate dehydratase small subunit yields MEPFTTLTGLVAPLDRVNVDTDQVIPKQFLKTIKRTGLREGLFFDWRKRKDGSPDPSFFLNQSRYQGATILLTRDNFGCGSSREHAPWALLDQGFRCLIAPGFADIFYNNCFQNGILPVVLRAEEVQQLMKDVIDTDGYRLTVDLYQQTMTTPKGTTYRFEIDPFRKDCLYRGLDAIGLTLQHEGAIKTYEIRRKAEAPWLFSDVHS; encoded by the coding sequence ATGGAACCTTTCACGACACTAACCGGTCTCGTCGCTCCCCTGGATCGCGTGAACGTCGATACTGATCAGGTGATTCCGAAGCAATTTCTAAAGACCATCAAGCGCACCGGGCTGCGCGAAGGTCTGTTCTTTGATTGGCGAAAACGAAAAGACGGCTCGCCTGATCCATCGTTCTTTTTGAACCAGTCACGGTATCAGGGCGCAACGATCCTCTTAACCAGAGACAATTTCGGCTGTGGCTCCTCGCGTGAGCATGCGCCTTGGGCTCTCCTGGATCAAGGGTTCCGGTGCCTCATTGCTCCCGGCTTTGCTGACATTTTCTACAACAATTGTTTTCAGAACGGCATCCTCCCTGTGGTGTTGAGAGCTGAAGAGGTGCAGCAGCTCATGAAGGACGTGATCGACACCGACGGTTACCGTCTCACGGTAGACCTGTACCAGCAAACAATGACCACTCCGAAGGGAACCACCTATCGCTTCGAGATCGACCCCTTCCGCAAAGACTGTCTCTATCGAGGGCTTGATGCGATCGGTCTCACCCTCCAACATGAAGGCGCAATCAAAACCTATGAAATTCGACGAAAGGCTGAAGCGCCGTGGCTGTTCAGTGACGTTCATTCGTAA
- the corA gene encoding magnesium/cobalt transporter CorA encodes MKLIQKRSRKSGLSPGTLVHIGETRTEAVTMTLFNYAGTRCEEQVVKDAKELRLPADETVTWVDVGGVHKIDILEAFGKQFNLHPLLLEDIANTDQRPKLDDYEAYFFLVMKMLTTSDRGDILVEQVSFVLGRNYVLSFQENGTDVFQPVRDRLRSGKGRLRQSGSDYLLHALVDAVVDRYFAVLEMLGERIELLQERVIADPKPDTLKDIHALKQQLLFVRRAVWPLREAINNLSRSDCPFLHEPTKVFFRDVYDHVVQIVDTIETLREMVSASLDIYLSSVSYRLNAVMRVLTVITTIFMPLTFIAGIYGMNFEHMPELKWPWGYAMALGLMGIVATAMLIGFRRKKWL; translated from the coding sequence ATGAAATTGATCCAGAAACGGTCAAGGAAGTCGGGACTGTCGCCCGGAACGCTCGTCCACATCGGCGAGACGCGAACCGAGGCCGTGACGATGACCCTGTTCAATTATGCCGGTACCCGATGCGAAGAACAGGTCGTCAAAGACGCGAAGGAGCTTCGACTGCCTGCCGACGAAACGGTCACCTGGGTCGATGTCGGCGGCGTGCACAAGATCGACATCCTGGAAGCCTTCGGGAAACAGTTCAATCTCCACCCGCTTCTGCTGGAAGACATCGCGAATACCGATCAGCGCCCCAAGCTCGATGACTATGAGGCATATTTCTTTCTTGTCATGAAGATGCTCACGACCTCCGACCGCGGAGACATACTGGTCGAACAAGTCAGTTTCGTCCTTGGGCGAAACTACGTCCTCTCGTTCCAAGAGAATGGAACCGATGTTTTTCAACCGGTGAGGGATCGCCTCCGAAGTGGTAAGGGGCGGCTTCGTCAAAGTGGATCGGACTATCTGCTCCATGCACTCGTTGATGCCGTGGTCGACCGATATTTCGCTGTTCTCGAAATGCTCGGGGAGCGGATTGAGTTGCTGCAAGAGCGCGTGATAGCCGATCCGAAGCCGGATACACTCAAAGACATTCATGCGCTCAAACAGCAGCTCCTGTTCGTGCGGCGCGCCGTTTGGCCCCTGCGGGAAGCGATCAACAACCTGTCTCGATCGGACTGTCCATTTTTGCATGAACCCACCAAGGTATTTTTTCGAGACGTCTACGACCATGTGGTGCAGATCGTCGACACCATCGAGACGTTGCGAGAAATGGTCTCCGCGAGTCTCGATATTTACCTATCAAGTGTCAGCTATCGGCTGAACGCCGTCATGCGTGTCCTGACGGTGATCACGACGATTTTCATGCCACTCACCTTTATTGCGGGCATCTACGGCATGAATTTTGAGCATATGCCGGAGTTGAAATGGCCCTGGGGTTACGCGATGGCGTTGGGCTTAATGGGAATTGTGGCAACCGCTATGCTGATCGGGTTCCGTCGAAAGAAATGGTTGTAG
- a CDS encoding 3'(2'),5'-bisphosphate nucleotidase CysQ — protein MAWDYERDVLIDVIRKAGEEALRLMVEGFETIQKPDHSPVTSADLAVNRILLSRLQSAFPLDGWLSEESPDDLERLRKTRVWVVDPIDGTKAFISGEPEFCISVALVERGQPVVAAIFNPSTDELFTATRGGGLHLNDKQVTSPGLWEDQLPIVALSPWELQIGRFASLEPYANSRTIRSIAWAIALTASGRIHAAATLEPENEWDVAAGTLLIAEADGTISDGRGHNLTFNRPEPRYRGIIATSPHCPDALAQQLKLLARPVSAENEQPF, from the coding sequence ATGGCATGGGACTACGAACGTGACGTTCTCATCGATGTGATCCGGAAGGCTGGAGAGGAAGCCTTGCGGTTGATGGTCGAGGGATTTGAGACGATTCAGAAGCCTGACCACTCGCCGGTGACCTCGGCGGACCTGGCCGTGAATCGGATTCTCCTATCTCGCCTACAGTCGGCCTTTCCTCTGGATGGTTGGCTGTCGGAGGAATCGCCGGATGATCTGGAAAGGCTCCGTAAAACCAGGGTCTGGGTCGTCGATCCGATAGATGGGACGAAGGCCTTCATCAGTGGGGAACCGGAGTTCTGCATCTCCGTCGCCCTCGTTGAACGGGGCCAACCTGTCGTGGCAGCCATCTTCAACCCCTCGACTGACGAGTTATTCACGGCCACACGAGGTGGAGGTCTTCATCTCAATGACAAGCAGGTTACCTCACCAGGACTGTGGGAAGACCAGCTCCCGATCGTGGCACTCAGCCCATGGGAGCTCCAAATCGGTCGCTTCGCATCACTTGAGCCGTATGCCAACAGCCGTACCATACGTTCAATCGCCTGGGCCATCGCCCTCACTGCGAGCGGGCGCATTCATGCCGCCGCGACGCTCGAACCGGAAAATGAATGGGATGTTGCGGCGGGAACTCTTCTCATCGCCGAAGCGGATGGAACCATCTCCGATGGCCGCGGGCATAACCTGACCTTTAACCGGCCCGAGCCTCGGTATCGCGGAATCATCGCGACCAGCCCGCACTGTCCTGATGCCCTCGCACAACAACTCAAGCTCCTCGCTCGGCCGGTCTCTGCAGAGAACGAGCAGCCTTTTTAG
- a CDS encoding aminotransferase class I/II-fold pyridoxal phosphate-dependent enzyme, whose product MRTVSRRMVDLAQSEIRAMTQACASVKGLNMAQGVCDTPVPSIVLEGAEKGIRDGHNVYTRFDGLGELREAIADKLVHYNDIRADPETQITVSAGATGAFHCACAALLNPGDEVILFEPYYQYHVSALVAVEAVPVVVKMQPPAWTYSLTELEQVLTSNTKAIIVNSPGNPSGKIFSRTELEALADYACRHDLFVMTDEIYEYFLYDGRRHVSLASLPDMAERTVTVGGYSKTFSVTGWRIGYSVAAQRWTKAIGAMNDLLYVCAPAPLQMGVARGIRELPDDFYGTLAREYQHKRDKFCGALTKAGLTPSIPEGAYYVLADVSRLPGDTGKARALHLLEQTGVAGVPGEAFFAGRKGADFIRFSYAKTESDLDEACRRLTQADF is encoded by the coding sequence ATGCGAACGGTCAGTCGGCGGATGGTGGACCTCGCCCAATCCGAGATTCGAGCGATGACACAGGCTTGTGCGAGCGTGAAGGGCCTCAATATGGCACAAGGAGTCTGTGACACACCGGTCCCTTCGATCGTTCTCGAAGGGGCAGAGAAAGGCATCAGGGATGGTCACAATGTCTACACCCGCTTCGATGGGTTAGGGGAGTTACGCGAAGCAATAGCCGACAAGCTGGTGCACTATAACGATATTAGAGCCGATCCAGAAACACAGATCACCGTCAGCGCCGGGGCCACCGGCGCCTTTCACTGTGCCTGCGCGGCACTCCTCAACCCCGGAGACGAAGTCATCCTGTTTGAGCCGTACTATCAATACCATGTCAGCGCACTCGTGGCCGTCGAAGCCGTTCCTGTAGTCGTCAAAATGCAGCCGCCGGCATGGACGTATTCCCTGACCGAGCTCGAGCAGGTCCTGACGTCGAATACGAAGGCCATTATCGTCAATTCGCCCGGCAACCCATCAGGCAAGATATTCAGCAGAACGGAACTTGAGGCGCTGGCTGATTATGCCTGCCGGCACGATCTATTCGTCATGACGGATGAAATCTACGAATACTTTCTCTATGACGGGCGGCGTCATGTGAGCCTGGCCTCCTTGCCTGATATGGCCGAACGGACTGTGACCGTCGGAGGGTACTCCAAGACGTTCAGCGTCACAGGGTGGCGCATCGGGTACAGTGTGGCTGCGCAGCGATGGACAAAAGCGATCGGCGCGATGAATGATCTCCTCTACGTCTGTGCTCCGGCGCCGCTCCAAATGGGCGTGGCTCGCGGTATCAGAGAATTGCCCGACGATTTCTATGGAACCCTGGCTCGAGAATATCAGCATAAGCGCGACAAATTTTGCGGCGCACTGACCAAGGCGGGCCTCACGCCATCAATCCCAGAAGGCGCCTATTACGTGTTGGCGGATGTGTCTCGACTTCCAGGCGACACAGGGAAAGCTCGTGCTCTGCATCTGTTGGAGCAGACCGGTGTGGCCGGTGTGCCAGGAGAGGCATTTTTTGCCGGACGGAAAGGCGCCGACTTCATCCGTTTCAGTTATGCGAAGACTGAGTCGGATCTCGATGAAGCCTGTCGGCGGCTGACTCAAGCCGATTTCTAA
- a CDS encoding transposase: MRVTSTPYEILALAQLYRDRADAERTFDELKHQWGWGGFTTQDLARCRLMARMVALVYN, from the coding sequence GTGCGGGTCACCTCGACCCCATACGAGATCCTCGCACTCGCCCAGCTCTATCGCGATCGGGCCGATGCCGAACGCACCTTCGACGAGCTGAAGCATCAATGGGGCTGGGGCGGCTTTACGACGCAGGATCTTGCGCGCTGCCGGCTCATGGCACGGATGGTGGCGCTGGTCTACAATTGA
- a CDS encoding IS630 family transposase has translation MASGTRSTRWDGPGKKTTGYKERSPLQRRRFLRLRERYIRRGLQLVPVDECGFAPSVTRRYGYAPRGQRVYGLTSGHRRPRTSQIAARIGPDFAEPCLFEGTCDAAVFNAWLKTRLCPRLTREHLIIMDNAAFHKSSETAQLIEHTGATLLFLPPYSPDLNPIEHDFAALKKHREYQETASIDQIVKAYQ, from the coding sequence ATTGCATCTGGCACGCGCTCCACAAGATGGGATGGACCCGGAAAAAAAACGACCGGCTACAAAGAACGTAGCCCGCTGCAACGAAGAAGGTTTCTGCGTCTTCGGGAGCGGTACATTCGTCGCGGCCTGCAGCTCGTGCCTGTCGATGAGTGCGGCTTCGCGCCTTCCGTGACTCGCCGCTATGGGTATGCACCCAGGGGACAGCGCGTGTACGGCCTGACGTCAGGGCATAGAAGACCTCGCACCTCGCAGATCGCCGCCCGCATCGGGCCAGATTTTGCAGAACCCTGCCTCTTCGAAGGCACGTGCGATGCCGCGGTGTTCAACGCCTGGCTCAAAACAAGGCTGTGCCCGCGGCTGACCCGCGAGCACCTGATCATCATGGACAACGCGGCCTTTCACAAATCTTCGGAAACGGCGCAACTCATCGAGCATACCGGCGCCACGCTGCTGTTTTTGCCACCCTATTCGCCCGACCTGAACCCCATCGAGCACGACTTCGCCGCGCTCAAGAAACACCGGGAATATCAGGAAACCGCTTCCATCGACCAGATTGTGAAGGCCTATCAATGA